The Camelina sativa cultivar DH55 chromosome 14, Cs, whole genome shotgun sequence genome includes a window with the following:
- the LOC104743284 gene encoding cytochrome P450 71B2-like has product MALPLGFASAVVISSREAAEEVLKTNDLETCSRPKVMAARKLSYNLKDITFAHYSDSWRENRKVSMVELLNFKKLQSFKFIREEEMDFVVKKISNSALEQSLVAVDLSQIFMCLVANILCRSALGQNLHTNKFFDEKKIAKLVVQGSLATCHFGFSDFFPGKLENFADWLFQRKKGQLKRTFKELDDFYQHVIDDHLKSLDGPKSTDPSADIVTGMLDLVDKNGTTDMDQVKGVLMNIFLGGIDTIAIILIWAMTELIRNPRVMKKAQEEIRAVLGGKREKITEEDLEKVEYLKLIVKETLRLHPSVPSIPRESMSQLTIQGYDIPAKTWMYINVWAIGRDPKIWENPEDFIPERFINSAFNFKGQNFEFLPFGSGRRACPAVSMASTTLELCLLNMLYFFDWNLPNGMVGEDIDMGDVGNISFYKKEPLLLVPVKHH; this is encoded by the exons ATGGCTCTTCCTCTAGGGTTTGCGTCAGCTGTTGTGATCTCCTCAAGAGAAGCAGCTGAAGAAGTTCTCAAAACCAATGATCTTGAGACATGTAGTCGACCAAAGGTGATGGCGGCACGTAAACTCTCGTATAACTTGAAAGACATCACTTTTGCACATTACAGTGACTCTTGGAGAGAGAATCGTAAAGTTTCGATGGTGGAGCTTTTGAACTTCAAAAAGCTTCAATCTTTTAAGTTCATAAGAGAGGAAGAGATGGATTTCGTGGTGAAGAAGATATCCAATTCGGCTTTGGAACAATCTCTCGTGGCCGTGGATCTAAGCCAGATTTTTATGTGTCTCGTCGCCAACATCTTATGTAGATCAGCGTTAGGACAGAACTTGCACACGAACAAGTTTTTTGACGAGAAGAAAATCGCAAAGCTTGTTGTACAAGGCTCCCTAGCCACATGTCATTTTGGTTTCTCTGATTTCTTTCCTGGCAAATTAGAAAACTTTGCAGATTGGTTGTTCCAAAGGAAAAAAGGACAACTAAAGAGAACGTTTAAGGAGCTTGATGACTTTTACCAACATGTGATTGATGATCACTTGAAGTCATTAGATGGACCGAAAAGTACAGATCCTTCTGCCGATATCGTTACCGGGATGCTGGATTTGGTTGATAAAAATGGAACTACTGATATGGATCAAGTCAAAGGAGTACTCATG AATATTTTTCTAGGAGGGATAGATACAATTGCCATAATTCTGATATGGGCAATGACAGAACTCATTAGAAACCCAAGAGTGATGAAGAAAGCACAAGAAGAGATTCGAGCTGTCCTCGgagggaaaagagaaaagatcacTGAAGAAGACCTAGAGAAAGTTGAATACTTGAAGCTCATAGTCAAGGAAACATTAAGATTGCATCCATCAGTTCCATCTATACCTAGAGAATCAATGTCTCAATTAACGATCCAAGGCTATGATATCCCTGCAAAGACGTGGATGTACATCAACGTATGGGCGATTGGACGAGACCCCAAGATTTGGGAAAACCCTGAAGATTTCATTCCTGAGCGGTTCATTAATAGTGCTTTTAATTTCAAGGGACAAAACTTTGAGTTCTTACCCTTTGGTTCTGGTCGGAGAGCCTGTCCCGCGGTTTCAATGGCCAGCACTACATTAGAATTGTGTCTCTTGAATATGCTTTACTTCTTTGATTGGAATTTACCTAATGGGATGGTCGGCGAAGACATTGATATGGGAGATGTTGGTAATATCTCCTTTTACAAGAAAGAACCTCTCCTCCTTGTTCCCGTTAAACACCACTAA
- the LOC104739966 gene encoding cytochrome P450 71B28-like, translating into MSIFLIFLSLSLVLPLILIFLKPSKWKLPPGPRKLPIIGNLHQRRELNPRNRRDLSDKYGPVVLLRYGFVPVVVISSKEAAEEVVKIHDLECCSRPETAGTRRISYNFKDVGFAPYGEDWRAMRKLLVIELFSSKKLQSCRYIREEENDLCVKKLSGLATTRSPVKLDKTLFTLVGNIVCRIGFGLNLRGCEFVHEDSIVDLVDKSEAVIRESMFSDLFRGRFGRLIEWISGQNKRLNNLFSELDTFFQNILDDHLNKLRRESSDIIDVMIDMMKKQERNGDSFKLTIDHLKGMISDIFLAGVSTSATTLVWAMTELIRSPRVMKKVQDEIRTTLGDKKERITEEDLSQLDYFKLMVKEIYRLHPAAPLLLPREALSHIKIQGYDIPPKTHIIINAYAIARDPKLWENPDEFNPDRFLNCSIDYRGLNFELIPFGSGRRMCPGMTMGNTLVELGLLNLLYFFDWGLLEKEEAMEIITGNEVALDLVQVLHH; encoded by the exons ATGTCCATCTTCTTAATTttcctctccctctccctcgTACTACCCCTTATCTTAATCTTCTTGAAACCTTCGAAATGGAAGCTTCCTCCTGGCCCAAGGAAGCTCCCGATCATCGGAAACTTACACCAACGCCGAGAATTAAACCCCAGGAATCGTCGTGATCTCTCCGATAAGTACGGACCAGTGGTGCTCCTCCGATACGGATTCGTCCCCGTGGTGGTGATCTCGTCCAAGGAAGCAGCAGAGGAAGTTGTAAAGATCCACGATCTTGAGTGTTGTAGCCGACCGGAGACAGCCGGGACCAGAAGGATCTCTTACAACTTCAAAGACGTCGGATTCGCACCTTACGGTGAAGACTGGAGAGCGATGAGGAAGCTCTTGGTGATCGAGCTTTTCAGCTCGAAGAAACTTCAATCTTGTAGGTATATCAGAGAGGAAGAGAACGACTTGTGTGTCAAGAAACTCTCTGGTCTTGCTACGACACGATCTCCTGTGAAACTTGACAAAACCCTTTTCACTCTTGTCGGGAATATAGTGTGTAGGATCGGGTTCGGGCTAAATCTCCGTGGGTGTGAGTTCGTCCATGAAGATAGCATAGTTGATCTTGTGGACAAGTCTGAAGCGGTCATAAGGGAGTCTATGTTCTCTGATCTCTTTCGCGGAAGATTCGGTAGGCTCATCGAGTGGATCTCTGGTCAGAACAAGAGATTGAACAATCTTTTCTCGGAACTAGACACTTTCTTTCAAAATATTCTCGATGATCATCTTAATAAGCTTCGAAGAGAGAGCTCTGATATTATTGACGTGATGATCGATATGAtgaagaagcaagaaagaaatGGAGATTCTTTCAAGCTCACCATTGATCATCTCAAAGGGATGATCTCg GATATATTCCTAGCAGGGGTTAGTACAAGTGCTACCACATTGGTATGGGCAATGACTGAGCTGATCAGGAGCCCGAGAGTGATGAAGAAAGTGCAAGACGAGATTCGGACAACGCTTGGGGACAAGAAGGAGAGAATCACAGAAGAAGATCTAAGCCAACTTGACTACTTTAAGCTCATGGTCAAGGAGATATACAGGTTACATCCAGCAGCTCCGTTATTGCTCCCAAGAGAGGCATTGTCTCATATCAAGATCCAAGGATACGATATCCCTCCAAAAACACACATCATTATCAACGCTTATGCGATTGCACGTGATCCAAAACTATGGGAAAATCCAGATGAGTTCAACCCTGATAGGTTTCTCAACTGTTCCATAGATTACAGGGGACTCAACTTTGAGCTTATACCGTTTGGATCTGGTAGGAGAATGTGTCCAGGGATGACGATGGGAAACACACTAGTTGAACTGGGATTGTTGAACTTGCTTTACTTCTTTGATTGGGGATTGCTGGAGAAGGAAGAAGCCATGGAGATCATCACCGGAAATGAAGTTGCTCTTGACCTCGTTCAAGTTCTTCACCATTaa